The proteins below are encoded in one region of Candidatus Cloacimonadota bacterium:
- the nuoF gene encoding NADH-quinone oxidoreductase subunit NuoF, with amino-acid sequence MKFYRSHILVGINETSLLAGVENFVVALRAELAKHNLQEEVNVLETGPLGFFGRGICLSVYPENVNYQDVKAEDIPELVEEHFLKGRPVARLLLDAAGKYTPKLNYQNRIVLRNSGIIDPESIDEYIGAGGYEAWEKALTQMQPIDIVNEVKKSGLQGRGGAGFPAGVKWSFTAPIDAPQKYVVVNADEGEPGTFKDRLIMEGDPHQLLEGVMICARAVGATKAWIYIRGEYKLCIERLQKAIDKCREYGIIGTNIFESGFDLDIAIKIGAGAYVCGEETALIESLEGNRGNPRWKPPFPGVEGLWKCPTVVNNVETLANVPYIIKAGAEAFKAHGTPDSTGTKVYTILGDVAHPGLCEVDMGTTLRTIINDYAGGMKKGFRFKAALVGGAAGVFLPERMLDVNMDYASLKQYAAVLGSGAILVMNEHQSIVDMLWSILRFFRHESCGKCAPCRNGCQQLYKLITKIKKGQGTMDDVNLMVTISETMLATSFCALGQSPVMVIRSAVEYFKDEFIAITKK; translated from the coding sequence ATGAAATTCTATCGCAGCCACATCCTTGTGGGCATAAACGAAACCTCCCTGCTGGCCGGGGTGGAAAACTTCGTCGTTGCCCTCCGCGCTGAACTGGCCAAACATAACCTCCAGGAAGAGGTGAATGTCCTCGAGACCGGTCCCCTGGGCTTTTTCGGCCGCGGGATCTGCCTCTCCGTCTATCCCGAAAACGTCAACTACCAGGACGTGAAGGCCGAGGACATCCCCGAACTGGTGGAGGAACATTTCCTCAAGGGACGCCCCGTCGCCCGTTTGCTGCTGGACGCCGCCGGAAAGTACACTCCCAAGCTGAACTATCAGAACCGCATCGTGCTGCGCAATTCCGGCATCATCGATCCTGAAAGCATAGACGAATACATCGGCGCCGGCGGCTATGAGGCCTGGGAAAAAGCCCTCACCCAGATGCAGCCCATCGACATCGTCAATGAAGTGAAAAAGTCCGGCCTCCAGGGCCGCGGCGGAGCCGGGTTCCCCGCCGGCGTGAAATGGAGCTTCACCGCCCCCATCGACGCGCCCCAGAAATATGTGGTGGTGAATGCCGACGAAGGCGAGCCCGGAACCTTCAAAGACCGCCTGATCATGGAAGGCGACCCCCACCAACTGCTGGAAGGCGTGATGATCTGTGCCCGCGCCGTGGGCGCCACCAAGGCCTGGATCTACATCCGCGGCGAATACAAGCTCTGCATCGAGCGCCTCCAGAAGGCCATCGACAAGTGCCGTGAATACGGCATCATCGGCACCAACATCTTCGAAAGCGGATTTGACCTCGACATTGCCATCAAGATCGGCGCCGGGGCCTACGTCTGCGGAGAAGAGACCGCCCTGATCGAATCCCTGGAAGGCAACCGCGGCAATCCCCGCTGGAAACCGCCCTTCCCGGGCGTCGAAGGCCTCTGGAAATGCCCCACCGTGGTGAACAACGTGGAAACCCTGGCCAACGTGCCCTACATCATCAAAGCAGGGGCCGAGGCCTTCAAGGCCCACGGCACCCCGGACAGCACCGGCACCAAGGTTTACACCATCCTTGGCGATGTGGCCCATCCCGGCCTCTGCGAAGTGGACATGGGCACCACCCTGCGCACCATCATCAACGATTATGCCGGCGGCATGAAAAAAGGCTTCCGCTTCAAGGCCGCCCTGGTTGGCGGCGCGGCCGGGGTTTTCCTGCCGGAACGGATGCTGGATGTGAACATGGACTACGCCAGCCTCAAGCAGTATGCCGCCGTCCTCGGCTCGGGCGCCATCCTCGTGATGAACGAGCATCAGAGCATCGTGGACATGCTGTGGTCGATCCTGCGCTTCTTCCGCCACGAATCCTGCGGAAAATGCGCCCCCTGCCGCAACGGCTGCCAGCAGCTCTACAAGCTGATCACCAAGATCAAAAAGGGGCAGGGCACCATGGATGATGTGAACCTCATGGTAACCATCTCCGAAACCATGCTCGCCACCAGCTTCTGCGCCCTTGGCCAATCCCCCGTGATGGTGATCCGGAGCGCGGTGGAATACTTCAAAGACGAATTCATAGCGATTACAAAAAAGTAA
- the nuoE gene encoding NADH-quinone oxidoreductase subunit NuoE translates to MYKEICAKYTPDKDNLIQILHEIQDTHPQHYISEEAVQAVAEYLNLPPNHIYGVLTFYTMYSTKPRGGNIIRLCESPPCYIKGSENILRKLQILLGVETGETTKDGVFTLELCACLGVCGNAPVMMINNDVYGDLTEERVEEIIARIRRGNQ, encoded by the coding sequence ATGTACAAAGAAATTTGCGCCAAATACACTCCTGACAAAGACAACCTGATCCAGATCCTGCACGAGATCCAGGATACCCATCCCCAGCACTACATCTCCGAGGAAGCCGTGCAGGCCGTGGCGGAGTATCTGAACCTTCCGCCGAACCACATCTACGGCGTGCTTACCTTTTACACGATGTACAGCACCAAACCCCGCGGCGGCAACATCATCCGCCTCTGCGAATCCCCGCCCTGCTACATCAAGGGTAGCGAAAACATCCTCCGCAAACTGCAAATCCTTCTTGGCGTGGAAACCGGCGAAACCACCAAAGACGGCGTCTTCACCCTGGAACTCTGCGCCTGCCTCGGCGTCTGCGGAAACGCTCCCGTGATGATGATCAACAACGACGTTTACGGCGACCTCACCGAAGAACGGGTGGAGGAGATCATCGCCAGGATCAGAAGGGGGAACCAATGA
- a CDS encoding NADH-quinone oxidoreductase subunit NuoF, whose product MSLKRIDLLICCGSGCVSAGALKIKERFHAVLAEKGIANEVNLIETGCMGPCDYGPVMVIYPEGIFYKHVSVDDVEEIVSEHFVKGRPVQRLMLQDEEKVISAKKEVPFYQKQVKVALANCGYIDPESMDEYIATGGYEALGTVLTQMTPLEAIELVKASGLRGRGGGGFPTHIKWKLVHDVQADQKYIICNGDEGDPGAFMDRSLLEGDPHRILEGMMLGAYAIGASQGFFYIRAEYPLAIKRIKQAIAQAREAGLMGEHIFGSDFSFEAEVRTGAGAFVCGEETALIHSLEGERGNPSPKPPYPAVKGLWDKPSVVNNVETMANLPTIFLKGADWFASMGTPTSKGTKVFALTGDIKNTGLVEVPMGITLRELIFDVGGGMTGGHKFKAVQLGGPSGGCLTQEHLDVPVDYESLKERGAMMGSGGVIVMNDQKCMVNVAKFFVEFCVDESCGKCPPCRIGLKQMYNILDRITTGKGKESDIDELLRLGETISKLSLCGLGQTAPNPVLSTLRYFRDEYEAHIRDKACPNKVCTDLFHFNIDKDRCIGCSLCARKCPVSCISGSREEKYTIHQVDCIKCGNCQDVCPVKAIDRIPGMHAEVIQHVASLAQTEED is encoded by the coding sequence ATGTCTCTGAAAAGAATTGACCTGCTGATCTGCTGCGGCTCCGGCTGCGTATCGGCGGGCGCTCTGAAGATCAAGGAACGGTTTCACGCCGTGTTGGCCGAAAAAGGCATCGCCAATGAGGTCAACCTGATCGAGACCGGCTGCATGGGTCCCTGCGACTATGGCCCCGTGATGGTGATCTACCCCGAAGGCATCTTTTACAAACACGTGAGTGTGGATGATGTGGAGGAGATCGTCTCCGAGCATTTCGTGAAAGGCCGCCCCGTCCAGCGCCTGATGCTGCAGGACGAAGAGAAGGTGATCTCCGCCAAAAAGGAAGTGCCCTTCTACCAGAAACAGGTGAAGGTGGCGCTGGCCAACTGCGGCTACATCGATCCCGAAAGCATGGACGAATACATCGCCACCGGCGGGTATGAAGCCCTGGGCACGGTGCTCACCCAGATGACGCCCCTCGAGGCCATCGAATTGGTGAAAGCCTCCGGTTTGCGCGGCCGCGGCGGCGGCGGTTTCCCCACCCACATCAAATGGAAACTGGTGCACGACGTTCAGGCCGACCAGAAATACATCATCTGCAACGGCGACGAAGGCGACCCCGGCGCGTTCATGGACCGCTCTCTGCTGGAAGGCGATCCCCACCGCATCCTGGAAGGGATGATGCTGGGCGCTTATGCCATCGGCGCTTCCCAAGGCTTTTTCTACATCCGCGCGGAATATCCGCTGGCGATCAAGCGCATCAAGCAAGCCATCGCCCAAGCCCGGGAAGCCGGTTTGATGGGTGAGCATATCTTCGGCTCGGATTTTTCGTTCGAGGCCGAGGTGCGCACCGGCGCCGGAGCTTTCGTCTGCGGCGAGGAAACGGCCCTCATCCATTCCCTGGAAGGCGAACGCGGAAATCCCTCCCCCAAACCACCCTACCCCGCGGTGAAAGGGCTCTGGGATAAACCCAGCGTGGTGAACAACGTGGAAACCATGGCCAATCTGCCCACCATCTTCCTTAAAGGCGCGGACTGGTTTGCCTCCATGGGCACCCCCACCAGCAAGGGCACCAAGGTCTTCGCCCTCACCGGCGACATCAAAAACACCGGCCTGGTGGAAGTGCCGATGGGCATCACCCTGCGTGAACTCATCTTTGACGTGGGCGGCGGCATGACCGGCGGCCACAAGTTCAAAGCCGTTCAGCTGGGCGGACCTTCCGGCGGCTGCCTCACCCAGGAACACCTGGACGTTCCGGTGGACTATGAAAGCCTGAAGGAACGCGGGGCCATGATGGGTTCCGGCGGCGTGATCGTGATGAACGACCAGAAGTGCATGGTCAACGTGGCCAAGTTCTTCGTGGAATTCTGCGTGGACGAATCCTGCGGAAAATGCCCTCCCTGCCGCATCGGGCTCAAACAGATGTACAACATCCTCGACCGGATCACCACCGGAAAGGGCAAGGAAAGCGATATCGACGAACTGCTGCGCCTGGGCGAAACCATCAGCAAACTCTCTCTCTGCGGCCTCGGCCAGACGGCGCCCAACCCGGTGCTCTCCACCCTCCGTTATTTCCGCGACGAGTATGAGGCTCACATCCGCGACAAAGCCTGCCCCAACAAGGTCTGCACCGACCTGTTCCACTTCAATATCGACAAAGACCGCTGCATCGGCTGCTCACTTTGCGCCCGCAAGTGCCCTGTGAGCTGCATCAGCGGATCACGCGAGGAAAAATACACCATCCACCAAGTGGATTGCATAAAATGCGGAAACTGCCAGGACGTCTGTCCTGTGAAGGCCATCGACAGGATCCCCGGCATGCACGCCGAGGTCATCCAACACGTTGCCAGCCTCGCTCAAACCGAAGAAGACTGA
- a CDS encoding (2Fe-2S) ferredoxin domain-containing protein: MKTLADLKKIREKAQEEMKLRGGSVRVKIVVGMGTSGIAMGAREVMKTFLEEISNRNLTDVLVTQTGEKGLSSMEPVVDLIEDGKAKVTYGNMNPDKVRKVVVEHIVNGRVVSDYVVATGD, from the coding sequence ATGAAAACACTTGCAGACCTCAAAAAAATCCGGGAAAAGGCCCAGGAAGAGATGAAACTTCGTGGCGGCAGCGTGCGCGTCAAGATCGTGGTGGGGATGGGAACATCCGGCATCGCGATGGGTGCCCGCGAAGTCATGAAGACCTTTCTGGAAGAGATTTCCAACCGCAACCTCACCGATGTTTTGGTTACCCAGACCGGCGAAAAAGGCCTCTCCTCGATGGAACCGGTGGTGGACCTCATCGAAGATGGCAAAGCCAAAGTCACCTACGGAAACATGAATCCGGACAAGGTGAGAAAGGTGGTCGTCGAGCACATCGTCAATGGCAGGGTGGTCTCCGATTACGTTGTGGCAACTGGCGACTGA
- a CDS encoding ATP-binding protein produces the protein MQDISLHLLDIIENSVRARARNVKIRVIKDVGANLLRIIVEDDGSGMDSETLAMAQNPFYTSKAEREKKVGLGIPLFKQNAELSNGSFMMSSQPGFGTVLTVDFELNHIDRMPLGNLKATLLGAIVGHPEVDFHVILIHCDRGREHSFHFETAAIKEELGDIPLTYPDVIEYIDQSLNEGIQNTNMENV, from the coding sequence ATGCAAGATATTTCCCTGCATCTGCTGGACATCATTGAAAACAGCGTCCGGGCCCGGGCCAGGAACGTCAAGATCCGCGTGATCAAGGATGTGGGCGCGAACCTGCTCCGGATCATCGTGGAGGACGACGGTTCCGGGATGGACAGCGAGACCCTGGCCATGGCGCAGAACCCGTTTTACACCAGCAAAGCGGAGCGGGAGAAGAAAGTGGGGCTGGGCATACCGCTGTTCAAACAGAACGCGGAGCTGAGCAACGGCTCGTTCATGATGAGCAGCCAGCCCGGTTTCGGCACCGTGCTCACCGTGGATTTCGAGCTCAACCACATCGACCGCATGCCCCTGGGCAACCTCAAGGCCACCCTGCTGGGCGCCATCGTCGGCCATCCGGAAGTGGACTTCCACGTCATCCTGATCCATTGCGACAGGGGCAGGGAACACTCTTTCCACTTCGAAACGGCCGCCATCAAAGAGGAATTGGGCGACATCCCGCTCACCTACCCCGATGTGATCGAATACATCGACCAGTCATTAAATGAAGGAATACAAAATACAAACATGGAGAATGTCTGA
- a CDS encoding NAD(P)H-dependent oxidoreductase subunit E, producing MTPATQQDNLLYERLKAVIAASQGLRNPLIEVLRQAQEIFGYLPVEVQEFVAREMNIPVNKIYGVVTFYNFFTMTPRGKYTLNLCMGTACYVKGAPRLAQMIEEELGVKMGETTPDGRFTVSAVRCVGACSLAPVFVIGEETYGRVDTREKMSEILKKYQ from the coding sequence ATGACTCCCGCTACACAGCAAGACAATCTGCTGTATGAACGGCTCAAAGCCGTCATCGCAGCCAGCCAGGGGCTGCGCAACCCCCTCATCGAGGTGCTGCGCCAGGCCCAGGAGATCTTCGGCTACCTGCCCGTTGAAGTGCAGGAATTCGTTGCCCGGGAAATGAACATCCCCGTCAACAAGATCTACGGAGTGGTAACATTCTACAACTTCTTCACCATGACCCCCCGGGGCAAGTACACCCTCAACCTGTGCATGGGCACGGCCTGCTATGTGAAAGGCGCGCCGCGTTTGGCCCAGATGATCGAGGAAGAGCTGGGCGTGAAAATGGGCGAGACCACCCCGGACGGGCGGTTCACGGTAAGCGCGGTGCGCTGCGTGGGAGCCTGTTCGCTGGCGCCGGTCTTCGTGATCGGCGAAGAAACCTACGGCCGGGTGGACACCAGGGAGAAGATGTCCGAGATCCTGAAAAAGTATCAATAG
- a CDS encoding PHP domain-containing protein, producing the protein MRWFTADLHIHSVLSPCGGLEMSPREVVARVKSCGIDWMAITDHNSLANCPAYAAVAAREGLAFTWGVEVQTAEEIHLLVYFDAPRAAQAFGEELYASLLPIANDPEFFGDQVIIDENENILGMELRALMNSSLWDLNTAADVARSHGGYCVPAHVDASVNSLIGQLGFLPAEPQFELFGLTAKADLAGFLGAHPELAGKSWLRCSDAHYLADLGSGCSRVWAAAPRVEELAKAALGLENRKILA; encoded by the coding sequence ATGCGATGGTTCACGGCGGACCTGCACATCCATTCCGTGCTTTCACCCTGCGGGGGTTTGGAAATGTCGCCCCGGGAGGTGGTCGCGCGGGTTAAAAGCTGCGGGATCGACTGGATGGCGATCACGGACCACAATTCCCTGGCCAACTGCCCTGCTTACGCCGCCGTCGCGGCCAGGGAGGGACTGGCTTTCACCTGGGGCGTGGAAGTGCAGACCGCCGAAGAGATCCATCTGCTGGTCTATTTTGACGCTCCGCGGGCGGCGCAGGCCTTTGGCGAAGAGCTTTACGCCTCGCTGCTGCCGATCGCCAACGACCCGGAATTTTTTGGCGATCAAGTTATCATTGACGAAAATGAGAACATTTTAGGAATGGAACTTAGAGCGCTGATGAACTCCTCCCTCTGGGACCTGAACACCGCTGCTGATGTGGCTCGAAGCCACGGAGGATACTGCGTTCCGGCCCATGTGGACGCGTCCGTGAACAGCCTGATCGGTCAGCTGGGATTTTTGCCCGCGGAACCCCAATTTGAGCTCTTTGGCCTCACCGCCAAAGCGGACCTGGCGGGGTTTCTGGGCGCCCATCCGGAATTGGCCGGCAAAAGCTGGCTGCGCTGTTCCGACGCGCATTATCTGGCCGATCTGGGCTCCGGCTGCAGCCGGGTTTGGGCCGCCGCTCCCAGGGTGGAAGAGCTTGCAAAAGCCGCGCTGGGCCTTGAAAACAGAAAGATTTTAGCATAA
- a CDS encoding 4Fe-4S binding protein, with protein sequence MDKQEKKYYHALQILEDNCTGCTACVRVCPTEAIRVRNRKAHIDPNRCVDCGKCIEACEFHAIIPRSDPLELIHNFKYKVAVLSTSYFGQFTEDVSYEVAKQAIFELGFDEVQEEAMVTEFMIGMIRDYIRANREKRPILSSNCPTVVRLIQLKFPSLLPNLFHLEAPMSILTSYLRDRIKAEKGFAEDEIGIFLIVPCPAHVTAVHQPEGAYKHLQDGAFSIGMIYGKVHEHIKHLQNHPPHLETYPKGLTWALSGVQAELVDCEDIRALSVNGVENVMEILSRVEDHYLDQYDYIVLRSCTNGCVGGSFNVENPFVAMSRIKKMIKEGTDSEIDVHDLDNLYHAGEFDVVPLAPRPIMELDKDIKAAIVKMKRINEILTSLPGLNCSACGSPTCYALAEDIVQGKATIDDCVVLLKRHSKEEEQQ encoded by the coding sequence ATGGACAAACAGGAAAAAAAATACTATCACGCCCTCCAGATCCTTGAGGACAATTGCACCGGCTGCACTGCCTGCGTGCGGGTTTGCCCCACCGAGGCCATCCGGGTCCGGAACCGCAAGGCCCACATCGATCCCAACCGCTGCGTGGACTGCGGCAAATGCATCGAAGCCTGTGAATTTCACGCGATCATCCCGCGCAGCGATCCGCTCGAGCTGATCCACAATTTCAAGTACAAGGTGGCGGTGCTTTCCACCTCCTACTTTGGCCAATTCACCGAAGACGTCTCCTACGAAGTGGCCAAACAGGCCATCTTTGAGCTGGGCTTCGACGAAGTTCAGGAAGAGGCGATGGTAACGGAATTCATGATCGGCATGATCCGCGATTACATCCGCGCCAACCGCGAAAAGCGGCCGATCCTGAGCAGCAACTGTCCCACGGTGGTGCGGCTGATCCAGCTGAAATTTCCCTCGCTGCTGCCGAACCTCTTCCATCTGGAAGCGCCGATGAGCATCCTCACCAGCTATCTGCGCGACAGGATCAAGGCGGAGAAAGGCTTCGCGGAAGACGAGATCGGCATCTTCCTGATCGTGCCCTGCCCGGCCCATGTGACCGCGGTGCACCAACCCGAAGGGGCCTACAAACACCTTCAGGACGGCGCTTTCTCCATCGGCATGATCTATGGCAAGGTGCACGAACACATCAAACACCTGCAAAACCACCCGCCCCACCTGGAAACCTACCCCAAAGGACTCACCTGGGCGCTATCCGGCGTGCAGGCGGAGCTGGTTGACTGCGAGGACATCCGGGCCCTTTCCGTGAACGGTGTGGAAAACGTGATGGAGATCCTTTCCCGGGTGGAAGACCACTATCTGGACCAATACGACTACATCGTGCTGCGCAGCTGCACCAACGGCTGCGTGGGCGGTTCCTTCAACGTGGAAAATCCCTTTGTGGCCATGAGCCGCATCAAAAAGATGATCAAGGAAGGCACCGACAGCGAGATCGACGTGCACGACCTGGACAACCTTTACCACGCCGGAGAATTCGACGTGGTTCCCCTGGCCCCGCGGCCGATCATGGAACTGGACAAAGACATCAAGGCCGCCATTGTCAAGATGAAACGGATCAACGAGATCCTAACCTCTTTGCCCGGCCTGAATTGCAGCGCCTGCGGCTCGCCCACCTGCTACGCCCTGGCGGAGGACATCGTGCAGGGTAAAGCCACCATCGACGATTGCGTGGTGCTGCTCAAGCGCCATTCCAAGGAAGAAGAACAGCAATGA
- a CDS encoding ATP-binding protein: protein MAEYWHIREGFEEAVRKHFEQPPEADVTLDSVIPEKDFNSAGKGSADVKNLLKRLGVDPEILRRVAVAAYEAEINVAAHSLGGAMLSHIHPNLIHMIFQDNGPGIGNIEQAMIPGFSTADDMVRELGFGAGLGLPNIKKNTDALHINSEAGNTTFLEFLIFFK from the coding sequence ATGGCGGAGTACTGGCATATCCGCGAAGGCTTTGAAGAAGCTGTGCGGAAGCATTTTGAACAGCCTCCCGAGGCCGACGTGACGCTGGATTCGGTGATCCCGGAGAAGGATTTCAACAGCGCCGGCAAAGGCTCGGCGGATGTGAAGAACCTGCTCAAGCGGCTGGGAGTGGATCCCGAGATCCTGCGCCGAGTGGCCGTGGCGGCCTACGAAGCCGAGATCAACGTGGCGGCCCACTCTCTGGGCGGGGCAATGCTCAGCCACATCCATCCGAACCTGATCCACATGATCTTCCAGGACAACGGGCCGGGGATCGGAAACATTGAACAAGCAATGATCCCGGGCTTTTCCACCGCGGACGACATGGTGCGGGAACTGGGGTTCGGGGCCGGGCTGGGATTGCCGAACATCAAGAAGAACACCGACGCGTTGCATATAAATTCGGAAGCGGGCAACACCACATTTTTGGAATTTCTGATCTTTTTCAAGTAA
- a CDS encoding transcriptional regulator — translation MTLKDIVQLLDGEVLTPEADLEVEVPCAFASDLISDILMCTKEPTLLLTGLTNNQVIRLSDMIDIVGVIFVRGKRPLDEITAMALERNLPLICTNLTMYRSSGLLFNAGLRSCKI, via the coding sequence ATGACATTAAAGGATATCGTACAGTTATTGGACGGCGAGGTGCTTACCCCTGAAGCCGATCTGGAGGTGGAGGTGCCCTGCGCTTTTGCCTCGGACCTGATCAGCGACATACTGATGTGCACCAAGGAGCCCACCCTGCTTTTAACCGGCCTTACGAACAATCAGGTGATCAGGCTTTCAGACATGATCGACATCGTGGGGGTGATCTTCGTGCGCGGCAAACGTCCCCTGGACGAGATCACCGCCATGGCCCTGGAAAGAAACCTGCCCCTCATCTGCACCAACCTCACCATGTACCGTTCCAGCGGCCTGCTTTTCAACGCCGGGCTGCGCAGCTGCAAGATCTGA
- a CDS encoding BamA/TamA family outer membrane protein, which translates to MKNTLVVAVLLFLLCAGLAAQEITTRSYGSLKLATVNVWSGSDYQGLLAFGEWETEAVREQRYQNLVNELRRLNPDLLFLQEVNPVRGYSRRMAQDLGLDEIHQVCIGGLKIFGLGIPKGFQEGKAILAKPKLKLSKTDDWKLSGGPGIYSDNFTFHLDETISALVGQIVYRDKPINLVCVHLSAYPELSPALRDELDALALADSLTTLEYWDIVDKWNSGLRRREREAQLLLQKVSGLEDDVPLIMGGDFNATPGSDAMLRLAALGEFTETSMGGKPFVTWDAANNPNTLPSTLRQDARGNPNTHWENFNALNAAVSRRLDYLLLSDEFDRRDILSHQPFLNEPRAGSHPSDHYGVFSEVSLDQALRDAPGLFDAIPKHDNAQISLLPIVMYDTDTGFGYGVKSFLWNLLHANESFDLILFQSTGGERWYKLEFSLPDRELRQRKKYPLAVDLKIDYDKWINNNFFGVGSGSSFANREKFTKEPFEVLLNLTHPFSRYLNGQLGFRFKHVSAYNYLPGRLLDQYLNTPGSLRDPESAYLSNILSLRYDTRDSFNNPSRGYALQYDFETNWPQHKLMESVSAKSLQFDWGDEFYFLRNSLSAQYYTVLWYPKTVLALRLQGQQQSGDNTPFQAMLPLGGGTTLRGTPAERYLVNTTLVGNAEIRFPIYKALGGVIGYDAGIAADSPAEVDLGKLASNPVFGLRLYLYGIIARLDIGLGRDAMGLYFNFGHAF; encoded by the coding sequence ATGAAAAATACGCTGGTTGTCGCGGTCCTGCTATTTCTGCTCTGCGCTGGATTGGCCGCGCAGGAGATCACCACCCGGTCCTACGGTTCCCTGAAGCTCGCCACAGTAAATGTTTGGAGCGGCTCAGACTATCAGGGGCTGCTGGCTTTCGGTGAATGGGAAACGGAGGCGGTGAGGGAACAACGTTATCAAAACCTGGTCAACGAGCTGCGCCGGCTGAACCCGGACCTGCTTTTCCTGCAGGAGGTCAACCCCGTACGCGGCTACAGCAGGCGGATGGCCCAAGACCTGGGCCTGGATGAGATCCATCAGGTTTGCATCGGCGGGCTGAAGATCTTTGGGCTCGGCATCCCCAAGGGCTTCCAGGAGGGCAAAGCCATCCTGGCCAAACCAAAGCTGAAACTCAGCAAAACAGACGACTGGAAGCTCTCCGGGGGTCCGGGCATCTACTCCGACAATTTCACCTTCCATCTGGATGAGACCATCTCCGCCCTGGTTGGCCAGATCGTTTACCGGGATAAACCGATCAACCTGGTCTGTGTCCACCTCTCCGCCTATCCGGAGCTCAGCCCCGCGCTGCGGGACGAGCTGGACGCGCTGGCGCTGGCCGATTCGCTGACCACACTGGAGTACTGGGATATTGTGGACAAATGGAACTCCGGACTCCGGCGGCGGGAGCGAGAAGCCCAACTCCTGCTGCAAAAGGTCTCCGGCCTGGAGGACGACGTGCCGCTGATCATGGGCGGCGATTTCAACGCCACGCCCGGCTCCGACGCCATGCTCAGGCTGGCCGCGCTGGGTGAATTCACGGAAACCTCCATGGGCGGCAAGCCTTTCGTGACCTGGGACGCCGCGAACAATCCCAACACTCTGCCCAGCACGCTAAGGCAGGACGCCCGCGGCAACCCCAACACCCATTGGGAAAACTTCAACGCCCTCAACGCCGCCGTCAGCCGCCGCCTCGACTATCTCTTGCTCAGCGATGAGTTTGACCGCCGGGACATCCTAAGCCACCAGCCCTTCCTCAATGAACCCAGGGCTGGATCGCACCCCTCCGACCATTACGGCGTCTTCAGCGAGGTCAGCCTGGACCAAGCTCTGAGGGACGCGCCAGGCTTGTTCGATGCGATCCCCAAACACGACAATGCCCAGATCAGCCTGCTGCCCATCGTGATGTACGACACGGACACCGGCTTCGGCTACGGCGTGAAGTCCTTTTTATGGAATCTGCTCCATGCCAACGAATCCTTTGATCTGATCCTCTTTCAGAGCACAGGTGGAGAACGCTGGTACAAGCTGGAATTTTCCCTGCCGGACCGGGAACTCCGCCAGCGCAAAAAGTACCCGCTGGCCGTGGACCTGAAGATCGACTACGACAAGTGGATCAACAACAACTTCTTTGGAGTCGGCTCCGGATCGAGTTTTGCCAACCGGGAGAAATTCACCAAAGAGCCTTTCGAAGTGCTGCTGAACCTCACCCATCCCTTCAGCCGCTATCTGAACGGTCAGCTCGGATTTCGCTTCAAGCACGTGAGCGCATACAACTACCTCCCCGGAAGGCTCCTGGACCAGTATCTGAACACGCCCGGCTCCCTCCGTGATCCTGAATCCGCCTACCTGAGCAACATCCTCAGCCTGCGCTACGACACCCGCGACAGCTTCAACAATCCCAGCCGCGGCTACGCCCTCCAGTATGACTTTGAAACCAACTGGCCGCAGCACAAACTGATGGAGAGCGTCTCCGCCAAAAGCCTGCAATTCGACTGGGGCGATGAGTTTTACTTTCTCCGCAATTCCCTCAGCGCCCAGTACTACACCGTGCTCTGGTATCCCAAAACCGTTCTGGCGCTGCGTTTGCAGGGCCAACAGCAAAGCGGTGACAACACCCCTTTCCAGGCCATGCTCCCCCTGGGGGGAGGCACCACCCTGCGCGGGACCCCGGCTGAACGCTATCTGGTGAACACCACCCTGGTGGGCAACGCCGAGATCCGCTTTCCCATCTACAAAGCGCTGGGAGGCGTGATCGGCTATGATGCCGGGATCGCGGCTGATTCGCCAGCTGAAGTTGACCTGGGCAAGCTTGCCTCCAATCCCGTGTTTGGCTTGCGGCTGTACCTCTACGGGATCATCGCCCGCCTGGATATCGGCCTGGGCAGGGACGCGATGGGGCTCTATTTCAATTTCGGCCACGCTTTCTGA